One window of Erinaceus europaeus chromosome 6, mEriEur2.1, whole genome shotgun sequence genomic DNA carries:
- the LOC132539047 gene encoding putative ankyrin repeat domain-containing protein 20A5: MKKVFSSQGLNSPEKSCFVNPQSGYEVHIKDLKEIHKLAIEGDAVEMQDILLRQIAVLNCRDKNNRTALHFACVNGHHEVVTQLVNARCLLNLCDSENRTALIKAVQCQQEICASILLEYGADLNVTDIYGNTALHYAVSGQDILLTANLISYKADIEAKNKEGFTPLLLSVSNNNLQMLEYLIIKGADIQAVDKNKRNALMLALYCETPDIIRLLLQQGIDIFCKDIFGKTALDYATYLGFEINFQVLSEYLAEKKEMFSQNDNQGADDKSSGEVPSCR; encoded by the exons ATGAAGAAGGTTTTTAGCTCTCAGGGTCTAAATAGCCCTGAAAAGAGTTGCTTTGTCAATCCGCAGAGTGGATATGAGGTCCACATTAAAGACCTCAAGGAAATACATAAACTGGCCATCGAGGGTGACGCAGTGGAGATGCAGGACATTCTTCTACGCCAGATAGCTGTTCTGAATTGCAGAGACAAAAACAACAG GACTGCTCTCCATTTTGCATGTGTCAATGGGCACCATGAAGTGGTAACTCAGCTGGTAAACGCCAGATGTCTTCTTAACCTCTGTGATAGTGAAAACAGGACAGCTCTGATCAAG GCTGTGCAATGCCAGCAAGAGATCTGTGCATCCATTCTTCTAGAATATGGTGCGGATCTGAATGTGACGGACATCTATGGGAACACTGCtttgcattatgctgtctctggcCAAGATATTCTATTAACAGCTAATTTGATTTCCTATAAAGCAGATATTGAGGCAAAAAACAAG GAAGGCTTCACACCACTTCTACTTTCTGTAAGTAATAACAACCTGCAAATGTtggaatatttaataataaaaggaGCAGATATTCAAGCAGTAgacaaaaataaaag AAATGCCCTCATGCTTGCCCTATACTGTGAAACACCAGATATAATCAGGCTGCTTCTTCAACAAGGAATCGATATCTTTTGTAAGGATATCTTTGGAAAGACGGCATTAGATTATGCTACTTATTTGGGCTTTGAAAT CAATTTTCAAGTACTTTCTGAGTATttagcagaaaagaaagaaatgttttctcAAAATGACAatcaag GAGCGGATGATAAGTCGTCTGGAGAAGTTCCTTCATGTAGGTag